In one Prochlorococcus marinus XMU1404 genomic region, the following are encoded:
- a CDS encoding AhpC/TSA family protein, with protein MTEKLQNDINNLVKEFKFKGKKFFKLIILFGLLGDFDSFEYAINLKNFINNKQDENLDIFAIAIGNQNGKEKFCKFTGFPSENLIVVSDNQVHNDLKVSRGLDIGFGGWINMLLMLSGINSFKTIKEVIRGYTGDHKAEQIYSKSEKIKVLKFLNFSGDSFSKVFGDGYLRPFELATFRLNNMNEIIQNWGDYILDEKYLPQRGASFLLDEKNQIVYKFFSSDVLGYSSNMRHPLGFLSDLIKE; from the coding sequence GTGACTGAAAAACTACAAAATGATATCAATAATCTGGTAAAGGAATTCAAATTTAAAGGGAAGAAATTTTTTAAATTAATTATTTTATTTGGCTTATTGGGAGATTTTGATAGCTTTGAATACGCAATAAATTTGAAGAATTTTATCAATAACAAGCAAGATGAAAATTTGGATATTTTTGCAATCGCTATTGGGAACCAAAATGGGAAAGAAAAATTTTGTAAGTTTACTGGCTTTCCTTCAGAAAATTTAATAGTTGTCTCTGATAACCAAGTTCATAATGATTTAAAAGTCTCAAGAGGATTAGATATAGGTTTTGGAGGTTGGATAAATATGCTCCTTATGTTATCAGGAATAAATTCTTTTAAAACAATAAAGGAAGTTATTAGAGGTTATACAGGTGACCATAAAGCAGAACAAATCTATTCAAAATCTGAGAAAATTAAGGTTTTAAAATTCTTGAATTTTTCAGGTGATTCTTTCAGTAAGGTTTTCGGGGATGGTTATTTGAGGCCATTTGAATTGGCAACATTTAGATTGAATAATATGAATGAAATAATTCAAAATTGGGGTGATTATATCCTTGATGAAAAATATTTACCTCAAAGAGGAGCCTCTTTTTTATTAGATGAAAAAAATCAAATTGTTTATAAATTTTTTTCAAGTGATGTACTTGGCTATTCTTCAAATATGAGACATCCTTTAGGATTCTTATCTGATTTAATAAAAGAATAG
- a CDS encoding SemiSWEET family sugar transporter has product MNIDIFGYFAAILTTAAFLPQLIKTIKTKKADDVSLTTLIMFIIGVLSWIIYGYKISSNPILIANSITLILNLLILISKIYFSKTLNQQ; this is encoded by the coding sequence ATGAACATAGACATATTTGGATATTTTGCAGCAATTTTGACAACGGCAGCATTTCTACCTCAATTGATAAAGACTATAAAAACCAAAAAGGCAGATGATGTTTCCCTCACAACCTTAATAATGTTTATTATCGGAGTTTTGTCTTGGATTATTTACGGTTATAAAATTTCATCTAATCCCATATTGATAGCTAATTCAATTACCTTAATCTTAAATCTCTTGATATTAATCTCAAAAATATATTTCTCAAAAACCTTAAATCAGCAATAA
- a CDS encoding AEC family transporter: MGLLLKEGIDINLIKSAFLAFSLIGILIVLINIFSILKKRLPNYSVQLAGLIGNTSFLGIPIAIALLPSTTINFTIGFDLGTTLFAWIFGPFFLQEKSPIKKIPNIKGLLNALINSPASRGIIGVLLAYLFQIDDILGDYLWIPARIVIALAIIIVGTRLGIITNQKGKFFDLNEEIKYSVLLKLFVLPFIVFLMSKFLNFDFYQASAVILQAGTPTAISTILMAEAYDVKQKIASKILFTTTIISIVTIPLLKIFINAFN, from the coding sequence ATGGGGCTTTTATTAAAAGAGGGTATAGATATAAACCTTATTAAAAGCGCATTCTTAGCATTCTCCCTAATAGGGATTTTAATAGTTTTGATAAATATATTCTCAATATTAAAAAAAAGACTTCCAAATTATAGTGTGCAGCTAGCCGGCCTAATAGGTAATACATCATTTCTCGGAATACCAATTGCAATAGCTCTTCTCCCTTCAACAACTATTAACTTCACAATAGGATTTGACTTGGGAACAACACTATTCGCTTGGATATTTGGACCTTTTTTTCTACAAGAAAAATCTCCAATCAAAAAAATCCCAAATATCAAAGGCTTATTAAATGCTTTAATAAATAGTCCTGCATCAAGAGGGATCATTGGTGTACTTTTGGCATATCTTTTCCAAATAGACGATATATTAGGCGATTACCTTTGGATACCTGCAAGAATAGTAATTGCTTTGGCAATAATAATTGTAGGAACAAGATTAGGGATAATAACAAATCAAAAGGGTAAATTTTTTGATCTAAATGAAGAAATTAAATATTCAGTTTTATTAAAGTTATTTGTTCTTCCTTTTATAGTATTTTTAATGAGCAAATTTTTAAACTTTGACTTTTATCAGGCATCAGCAGTAATTCTTCAGGCAGGAACCCCAACGGCAATATCCACAATTTTAATGGCTGAAGCTTATGACGTGAAACAAAAAATCGCCTCAAAAATTCTTTTTACGACAACCATAATTTCAATAGTTACAATTCCTCTTTTAAAAATTTTCATTAATGCGTTTAACTAA
- a CDS encoding CopG family transcriptional regulator, giving the protein MKYANQGNEYIPIDLRISVRRETLRLISEMAEDMGISINEVFSFLAEDSVIDLELLEDLNEIKIPSKCSLDDLKNAILKKRLS; this is encoded by the coding sequence ATGAAGTATGCAAACCAAGGAAATGAATATATCCCCATAGATCTAAGGATTTCTGTGAGAAGAGAAACTCTAAGGCTCATTTCGGAGATGGCTGAAGATATGGGGATAAGCATTAATGAAGTTTTTAGTTTTTTAGCTGAAGATTCTGTCATCGATCTCGAATTGCTCGAAGACTTGAATGAAATTAAGATACCTAGTAAGTGCAGCCTCGATGACCTAAAAAACGCCATTCTTAAAAAAAGACTTTCCTAA
- a CDS encoding ArnT family glycosyltransferase, translating to MILLNSRKRVLTSLIVLVSGIIIFILDLGTTGLVDETPPLFAAAARAMSESGDWLTPKVNGIFRFDKPPLIYWLMSLLYSLPKNEIWDSLGTLSARLPSAFGSLLLMLMIGDTLFCWPQKGDRQFLTPIVASLGFALSPLIIIWSRAAVSDALLTGTLGISLLLFWRRMASENNDQCISAWVFLGFAILTKGPVAFVLVTLTITSFLFCQRNWRSLLCKINPKKGLFITILISIPWYILELIKEGKPFWDNFFGYHNFQRYTSVVNNHAEPLWYFLYIMMLASLPFTPFLFHGIFKAFKDFLKSSESSSEISQTLYTYSICWLISVLVFFSISATKLPSYWLPAIPAAAILISNSFVSLKIPNKTYSYLWIFNILILFGASLVFFFSNIWLSSINDPEMPDLASKLITTGIIFKAKLFFSLFAILAILLFSLKSKNILLYLQIFLLVGQSFLMSPIRKLADTSRQLPLRNISKLILSIREGNETLAMIGIRKPSLHYYSRQIVFYEANTEEGLINLSDRLNNDRRENYEDQPDYEYKSLLVVIDKYSSRQKHWSNINHQKLGGYGIYDLWRIQKSDLNKYSELLVDSGYKSDWKNRKVEKF from the coding sequence ATGATTCTTCTTAACTCAAGGAAAAGAGTTTTAACATCATTGATTGTTTTGGTTTCAGGGATAATCATATTTATTTTAGATTTAGGGACAACAGGACTGGTTGATGAAACTCCCCCATTATTCGCAGCTGCTGCAAGAGCAATGAGTGAATCTGGTGATTGGTTAACTCCAAAAGTCAATGGAATTTTCCGTTTTGATAAGCCTCCACTTATATATTGGCTAATGAGTTTACTTTACTCATTACCGAAAAATGAAATTTGGGATAGTTTAGGGACACTATCAGCAAGACTTCCATCGGCTTTTGGATCATTACTTTTAATGTTGATGATTGGAGATACTTTGTTTTGTTGGCCGCAGAAAGGTGATAGGCAATTTCTCACTCCAATAGTTGCATCTTTAGGTTTCGCTTTGTCTCCATTGATAATTATCTGGAGTAGAGCTGCTGTAAGTGATGCTTTGTTAACTGGAACTCTAGGGATTAGCTTGCTTTTGTTTTGGAGAAGAATGGCAAGTGAAAATAACGATCAATGCATTTCAGCATGGGTTTTTTTGGGATTTGCAATTTTAACTAAGGGGCCTGTTGCTTTTGTTTTAGTAACATTAACTATTACATCTTTTTTATTTTGTCAGAGGAATTGGAGAAGCTTGCTTTGCAAGATAAACCCTAAGAAAGGTTTGTTTATAACAATCCTAATAAGTATCCCATGGTACATCTTGGAACTAATAAAAGAGGGAAAACCTTTTTGGGACAACTTTTTTGGTTATCACAATTTTCAAAGATATACATCAGTCGTCAATAATCATGCAGAACCATTGTGGTATTTTCTCTACATAATGATGTTAGCTTCATTACCATTCACCCCTTTTTTATTTCATGGTATTTTTAAAGCTTTTAAGGATTTCCTGAAAAGTTCAGAAAGCAGTAGCGAGATTTCACAAACACTTTATACGTATTCAATATGTTGGTTAATCTCAGTTTTAGTATTTTTTAGTATTTCGGCTACGAAATTGCCGAGCTATTGGTTGCCAGCAATTCCAGCAGCAGCAATTTTAATCAGTAATAGTTTTGTAAGCTTAAAGATCCCAAATAAAACTTATTCATATTTATGGATTTTTAATATTTTAATTTTGTTTGGCGCTTCACTAGTATTCTTTTTCTCCAATATTTGGTTGAGTTCAATCAATGATCCAGAAATGCCTGATCTTGCATCAAAACTAATAACTACAGGGATAATTTTCAAAGCCAAATTGTTCTTTTCTTTATTTGCCATTCTTGCAATACTTTTATTTTCTTTAAAATCAAAAAATATCTTGCTTTATCTTCAAATTTTTCTTTTAGTTGGACAATCTTTTTTGATGTCACCTATAAGAAAATTAGCAGATACTTCTAGGCAATTACCTTTGAGGAATATCTCGAAATTAATTTTAAGTATTCGTGAGGGAAACGAAACTTTAGCAATGATCGGGATAAGAAAACCGTCTTTACATTATTATTCGAGACAAATAGTTTTTTATGAAGCAAATACTGAAGAAGGATTAATTAATCTTTCAGACAGGCTTAATAATGATAGGAGAGAAAATTATGAGGATCAGCCTGACTATGAATACAAATCTTTGTTGGTAGTGATAGATAAATACTCTTCGCGCCAAAAGCATTGGTCAAATATTAATCATCAAAAATTGGGTGGATATGGTATTTATGATTTATGGCGAATTCAGAAAAGTGATTTAAATAAGTATTCTGAACTTTTAGTTGATAGTGGTTATAAATCTGACTGGAAAAATAGAAAAGTTGAAAAATTTTAG
- a CDS encoding glycosyltransferase family 4 protein — translation MHIVLISTPIGFLGSGKGGGVELTLNSLVSGLLSLGHSVEVIAPKNSKLFKCNQKAKLYFIEGEDQISWQHQNYNSPVTIPDNSLLAGMLEKGIDIAKQADVILNMSYDWLPIWMTLNVEIPIAHIISMGSQSSVISNLISKVYAKYPYNFAFHSKIQANDYSFIKKPIIIGNGFKLENYNFLDSVNGPLAWVGRVAKEKGLEDAVYVANKLGEKLNVWGFIEDETYAKKIEQSFPKGTINWMGFLTTYELQKELGKCRVLLNTPKWNEAYGNVIVEALACGVPVVAYRRGGPSEIIQHGETGYLAHPDDKETLLSYVKIVKKIRRENCREWVEKNASTDIFANKVVNWLNKVIKEY, via the coding sequence ATGCATATTGTATTGATTAGTACACCAATAGGGTTCCTTGGAAGCGGCAAAGGTGGAGGAGTTGAATTGACTTTGAATTCCTTAGTTTCGGGTTTGCTTTCTTTAGGCCATTCGGTAGAAGTGATAGCTCCCAAAAACTCTAAGTTATTTAAATGTAATCAAAAAGCAAAATTATATTTTATAGAAGGTGAAGATCAAATTAGTTGGCAACATCAAAATTATAATTCTCCTGTAACTATCCCAGACAATTCCCTTCTAGCAGGAATGCTTGAAAAAGGAATAGATATTGCAAAACAAGCAGATGTAATTTTGAACATGTCCTATGATTGGCTTCCTATTTGGATGACTTTAAATGTAGAGATACCCATTGCACATATTATTAGTATGGGTTCTCAAAGCTCAGTAATAAGTAATTTAATCTCAAAGGTATATGCTAAATATCCATATAATTTTGCTTTTCATTCGAAAATACAAGCTAACGATTATTCATTTATAAAAAAACCAATAATTATTGGTAATGGTTTTAAGCTAGAAAATTATAATTTTCTAGATTCTGTGAATGGACCACTGGCTTGGGTTGGAAGAGTAGCGAAGGAGAAAGGTTTAGAGGATGCAGTTTATGTGGCAAATAAACTTGGCGAAAAACTAAATGTTTGGGGATTTATAGAAGATGAGACCTATGCCAAAAAGATTGAACAATCATTTCCTAAAGGAACTATAAATTGGATGGGGTTTTTAACAACCTATGAATTACAAAAAGAACTTGGTAAATGCAGGGTTTTGTTAAATACTCCAAAATGGAATGAGGCATATGGAAACGTTATTGTTGAAGCATTAGCCTGTGGGGTGCCAGTTGTAGCTTACAGAAGGGGAGGCCCAAGTGAAATTATTCAGCATGGAGAAACAGGATATCTTGCGCATCCTGATGATAAAGAAACTTTGCTTTCCTACGTAAAGATTGTCAAAAAGATAAGGCGTGAAAATTGTAGAGAATGGGTAGAAAAAAATGCTTCCACAGATATATTTGCTAACAAGGTTGTGAACTGGCTTAATAAGGTAATCAAAGAATATTAG
- a CDS encoding DMT family transporter produces MNSILNWFLMILPFALWGTSMAAMTPLVSSAGPEFVASLRLLPAGILVLITTYLFKRDLKIYKCDLKWFFIFTIVDATFFQLFLTYGIEKTGAGLGSVLIDSQPLLVAILARAIFGNLINPIGWLGLLFGLGGIVFLGVPQEFLENWWLMSDNSISDMAFNFGELWMLAASLAMALGTILIRFTCTKSDPVAVTGWHMVLGSLPLIIRYFLQSNSQIIPNWSIFDWGLMSFASIFGGAIAYGLFFYFANNKEITGFSTLAFLTPVFALLSGGIWLDERLTILQWIGVVFVLISVFFVSQRRSLWENRKTDTTI; encoded by the coding sequence ATGAATTCAATCCTAAATTGGTTTTTAATGATACTCCCTTTTGCACTTTGGGGGACTTCAATGGCGGCTATGACGCCCTTAGTATCTAGTGCTGGCCCAGAATTTGTCGCTTCTTTAAGGTTACTTCCTGCAGGAATTCTTGTTCTTATAACAACATATTTGTTTAAAAGAGATTTAAAAATTTATAAGTGCGACTTGAAGTGGTTTTTTATTTTTACGATAGTTGACGCTACTTTTTTTCAGCTGTTTTTAACTTATGGTATTGAAAAAACTGGAGCAGGCCTAGGCTCCGTATTGATTGATTCTCAGCCTCTTTTGGTAGCGATTTTAGCAAGAGCGATATTTGGGAATTTAATTAATCCAATTGGATGGTTAGGCTTACTTTTTGGCTTGGGAGGAATAGTTTTCTTAGGAGTTCCGCAAGAATTTTTAGAAAATTGGTGGTTAATGTCTGATAATTCTATTAGTGATATGGCTTTTAACTTTGGAGAACTTTGGATGCTTGCAGCTTCTCTAGCTATGGCACTAGGAACAATTTTAATTAGGTTCACTTGCACTAAAAGTGATCCAGTCGCGGTTACAGGATGGCATATGGTTTTAGGGAGCTTGCCCTTGATTATTAGGTATTTCTTACAATCAAATTCTCAAATTATCCCAAATTGGTCAATATTTGATTGGGGACTCATGTCATTTGCAAGTATATTTGGAGGGGCAATAGCTTATGGATTGTTTTTCTATTTCGCTAATAATAAAGAAATAACAGGATTTAGTACCCTTGCTTTTTTAACTCCCGTATTTGCTCTTCTTAGTGGAGGAATTTGGTTAGATGAAAGACTTACTATTTTGCAATGGATAGGAGTCGTATTTGTTCTTATCTCGGTATTTTTTGTTAGCCAGAGAAGGTCATTGTGGGAAAATAGAAAGACAGATACTACTATTTAA
- the sppA gene encoding signal peptide peptidase SppA — protein sequence MIWPFRRKSKKRMARIVIDEPITSSTRISVLKALKQVEDREFPALIVRIDSPGGTVGDSQEIYSAIKRLKDKGCKVIASFGNISASGGVYIGVASHKIVANPGTITGSIGVIIRGNNLSELLDKIGIKFETVKSGVFKDILSPDKALSEEGRELLQGLIDESYKQFTEAVAEGRNLPIEEVRKFADGRIFTGTQAKELGLIDEIGDEFVARELAARMVNIDPKIQPLTFGKKKKKILGLIPGSKIIEEVINNIFFEIDSSNKILWLYKP from the coding sequence ATGATTTGGCCTTTTAGACGAAAGTCAAAAAAAAGAATGGCTCGTATCGTAATCGATGAGCCAATTACAAGTTCAACGAGAATTTCTGTCCTTAAAGCCCTCAAACAAGTTGAGGATAGAGAATTTCCTGCTTTAATCGTGAGGATTGATTCTCCAGGGGGGACTGTAGGCGATAGCCAAGAAATATACTCTGCTATTAAAAGACTAAAAGATAAAGGATGTAAAGTTATTGCTAGTTTTGGAAACATATCAGCCTCTGGAGGTGTTTACATAGGTGTCGCATCTCACAAAATAGTTGCGAATCCTGGCACAATTACAGGGTCTATTGGTGTGATTATAAGAGGAAATAATTTGTCTGAATTATTAGATAAAATTGGTATAAAATTTGAAACTGTCAAAAGCGGGGTATTCAAAGATATCCTTTCCCCAGATAAAGCTTTAAGTGAGGAGGGCAGAGAGCTACTCCAAGGCCTTATAGACGAAAGCTATAAACAATTCACTGAAGCTGTTGCTGAAGGTAGAAATTTACCGATAGAAGAAGTCAGAAAGTTTGCAGATGGAAGAATTTTCACTGGTACACAAGCAAAAGAATTAGGTCTTATTGATGAGATTGGAGATGAATTTGTTGCAAGGGAACTTGCCGCAAGAATGGTTAATATTGATCCCAAAATACAACCTTTGACATTTGGGAAGAAAAAAAAGAAGATACTTGGCCTAATTCCTGGAAGTAAAATTATTGAAGAAGTTATTAATAATATCTTTTTTGAGATTGATTCATCCAATAAAATACTTTGGTTATATAAGCCCTAA
- the aroH gene encoding chorismate mutase, with amino-acid sequence MHEKMKDDYRISFIRGATTATGNSAKEIEDAVVELIDELIARNNLLKTNLLSITFTATKDLDACFPASIARKCNGLDSVAFLDCQQMYVANDVDFCIRIMAQVLLPSNTPVNHPYLRGASKLRSDRC; translated from the coding sequence ATGCATGAAAAAATGAAAGATGATTATAGAATTTCATTTATTCGAGGAGCTACAACAGCAACTGGGAATTCTGCTAAAGAGATAGAGGATGCCGTAGTGGAATTAATAGATGAATTGATTGCGCGCAACAACCTGCTTAAGACTAACTTATTATCCATTACATTCACCGCAACAAAAGACTTAGATGCATGTTTCCCTGCTTCAATTGCCAGGAAATGTAATGGACTTGATTCAGTTGCTTTTCTAGACTGTCAACAAATGTATGTCGCTAATGATGTAGATTTTTGTATAAGAATAATGGCACAGGTTTTATTACCTTCAAATACTCCTGTAAATCATCCCTATTTAAGAGGAGCCTCAAAATTAAGGAGCGATAGATGTTAA
- a CDS encoding DUF2808 domain-containing protein yields the protein MFKKTNNLDLNFKILRFLLIPTILVSTPFFNKIQEAKAGLELQWDQDSSYRRLKWFQKENRRRLKNTIYFFLRPSDRNSELLKINLAIPKPFKSTLKEEKISLCKVRIGGFENRTKCLENIPADIEIKTDESSSLRSINIYPYSPIPNNKNSYAIVLKVFNPKKSGLFQFHSYGQSKGTSFSRYLGSSTIVID from the coding sequence ATGTTTAAAAAAACAAATAATCTTGATTTGAATTTTAAAATTTTAAGATTTCTTCTAATTCCTACAATTTTAGTTTCAACTCCATTCTTCAATAAGATACAAGAAGCTAAAGCAGGTTTAGAATTGCAATGGGACCAAGACTCTTCATACAGGAGATTAAAGTGGTTTCAAAAAGAGAATAGGAGAAGACTTAAAAATACAATTTATTTTTTTTTAAGGCCATCTGATAGAAATTCCGAACTCTTAAAAATAAATCTAGCCATCCCTAAACCTTTTAAATCAACCTTAAAAGAGGAAAAAATAAGTCTTTGCAAGGTAAGAATAGGCGGTTTTGAAAATAGAACTAAATGTTTAGAAAATATTCCTGCTGATATTGAAATTAAAACTGATGAATCTTCATCCTTACGTTCAATTAATATTTACCCTTATAGCCCAATCCCTAATAATAAAAATAGTTATGCAATTGTTCTAAAAGTATTTAATCCTAAAAAGTCAGGTTTGTTCCAATTCCATTCATATGGGCAATCGAAAGGAACATCATTTTCAAGATATTTAGGAAGCTCGACTATAGTGATCGATTAA
- the rpmH gene encoding 50S ribosomal protein L34: MTKRTFGGTSRKRKRVSGFRVRMRSHTGRRVIKSRRQKGRERIAV, translated from the coding sequence ATGACTAAAAGAACTTTTGGCGGAACTTCAAGAAAAAGAAAACGCGTATCTGGTTTTAGAGTAAGAATGCGTTCTCATACTGGAAGAAGAGTAATTAAAAGCAGAAGACAAAAAGGTAGAGAACGAATAGCTGTCTAA
- the rnpA gene encoding ribonuclease P protein component, giving the protein MALPKNMRLKGYRTFNYIHKNSTKYHGKLMTFKLVRSNPRILSSHKIKNISDNLRIAIAISKKVSKKAVNRNRLRRILQEWLLTNIKKINNHKPYWLLVNLKSGDFFNDEKRLLEEFQNLMLKSHLIK; this is encoded by the coding sequence ATGGCTTTACCTAAAAATATGCGTTTAAAAGGCTATAGAACTTTTAACTATATTCATAAAAATTCAACGAAATATCACGGGAAGTTGATGACATTTAAACTAGTGAGATCAAATCCGAGAATACTCTCATCCCATAAAATCAAAAATATATCAGACAATTTGAGGATTGCTATCGCTATAAGTAAAAAAGTTTCAAAAAAAGCTGTTAATAGAAATAGATTAAGAAGAATTTTGCAAGAGTGGTTGTTAACAAACATAAAAAAAATTAATAACCACAAACCTTATTGGTTACTTGTTAACCTTAAATCTGGGGATTTCTTCAATGATGAAAAGAGACTTTTGGAGGAATTTCAAAACTTAATGCTCAAATCTCATCTAATTAAATGA
- a CDS encoding PH domain-containing protein: MINMNEETFYEGGPAKSDLVINLLAGLTLLGLPFTFAAIVRALWLRYKITNKRITIEGGWFGKNKTQVSLNNIEEIRSIPRGFGSYGDMVLILNDGSKVEMKSLPIFRDKQKFIEENISKRSQSINLNEVQGFATKS; this comes from the coding sequence ATGATTAATATGAATGAAGAAACTTTTTACGAAGGTGGTCCCGCAAAGAGTGATTTAGTTATAAATCTATTAGCTGGACTAACTCTGCTTGGTTTGCCATTTACTTTTGCAGCAATTGTTAGAGCCTTGTGGTTGAGATATAAAATCACAAACAAGAGGATTACAATAGAAGGTGGTTGGTTTGGTAAAAACAAAACACAAGTTTCATTAAATAACATTGAAGAAATAAGATCTATTCCAAGGGGATTTGGATCATATGGTGATATGGTTCTTATTCTTAATGACGGGTCAAAAGTTGAGATGAAATCATTACCTATATTCAGAGACAAGCAAAAATTTATTGAAGAAAATATAAGTAAGAGATCCCAATCAATAAATCTTAATGAGGTGCAAGGATTTGCTACTAAATCCTAA
- the yidC gene encoding membrane protein insertase YidC — translation MIGFISEKLLIPILDFFYGLVPSYGLAIVALTVVIRIALFPLSAGSIRSARRMKIAQPVMQKRQAEIKSKFSGDPKKQQEELGKLMNEFGSPLAGCLPLIVQMPVLFALFATLRGSPFADVPYNINLKVVPQDQIAAIDPKPYKSPRHSIFITEKSHFPVVATIPNGTKLGTEESIKINLQTTNGNSYSEVLSNYDNGSKFLPTWKVSKGSENIKVSQDGTVTAIKPGDATIEAKIPGLAAKSGFLFIKALGQVGFYVDGSINWDIATLVGAFGLTLLLSQILSSQGMPANPQQSTANKITPVMITGMFLFFPLPAGVLLYMVVANIFQAFQTFLLNKEALPENLQKILDQQLLGKNEAITTSASTITEKRLPFEPNNKK, via the coding sequence GTGATAGGGTTCATCTCTGAAAAACTACTTATCCCGATTCTAGATTTTTTCTACGGTTTAGTCCCAAGTTATGGTTTAGCAATCGTTGCATTAACAGTTGTTATTAGAATTGCACTTTTCCCATTAAGCGCTGGTTCAATTAGAAGCGCTAGAAGGATGAAGATTGCACAACCCGTAATGCAAAAAAGGCAAGCAGAAATCAAATCTAAGTTCTCAGGTGATCCAAAAAAACAACAAGAAGAATTAGGAAAATTAATGAATGAGTTTGGGAGCCCTCTAGCTGGATGCCTTCCATTAATAGTACAAATGCCTGTCCTATTTGCATTATTTGCAACTCTAAGAGGTTCACCGTTCGCTGATGTTCCTTACAACATTAATCTTAAGGTAGTTCCTCAAGATCAAATTGCAGCTATCGACCCAAAGCCATATAAATCCCCAAGACACTCTATATTTATTACAGAAAAATCTCATTTCCCTGTCGTGGCAACCATCCCTAATGGAACAAAGTTAGGAACAGAAGAATCAATTAAAATAAATTTGCAAACAACAAATGGTAACAGCTATTCGGAAGTACTATCTAATTACGATAATGGCTCAAAATTCCTCCCTACTTGGAAGGTTTCAAAAGGGTCTGAAAATATTAAGGTTTCTCAAGACGGGACCGTAACAGCAATTAAACCAGGAGATGCAACAATTGAAGCAAAGATTCCTGGTTTAGCCGCTAAAAGTGGATTTCTTTTTATTAAAGCACTTGGTCAAGTTGGCTTTTATGTAGATGGATCAATTAATTGGGATATTGCCACACTTGTAGGTGCCTTTGGATTGACTTTATTACTATCTCAAATTTTGTCTAGCCAAGGAATGCCTGCCAACCCTCAGCAATCAACAGCTAACAAAATTACTCCTGTAATGATTACTGGTATGTTTCTGTTTTTCCCGCTCCCTGCAGGAGTATTACTATATATGGTTGTTGCAAACATATTTCAAGCATTTCAGACTTTCCTTCTTAATAAAGAAGCTCTTCCTGAGAATCTGCAGAAAATTTTGGATCAACAATTATTGGGGAAAAATGAAGCCATCACAACTTCTGCTTCAACTATTACTGAGAAACGATTACCTTTTGAACCTAACAATAAAAAATAG